Proteins encoded by one window of Arabidopsis thaliana chromosome 2, partial sequence:
- a CDS encoding Nucleic acid-binding, OB-fold-like protein (Nucleic acid-binding, OB-fold-like protein; FUNCTIONS IN: RNA binding, translation initiation factor activity; INVOLVED IN: translational initiation; LOCATED IN: cellular_component unknown; EXPRESSED IN: 11 plant structures; EXPRESSED DURING: 6 growth stages; CONTAINS InterPro DOMAIN/s: Nucleic acid-binding, OB-fold (InterPro:IPR012340), Nucleic acid-binding, OB-fold-like (InterPro:IPR016027), S1, IF1 type (InterPro:IPR006196), Translation initiation factor 1A (eIF-1A) (InterPro:IPR001253); BEST Arabidopsis thaliana protein match is: F-box and associated interaction domains-containing protein (TAIR:AT2G40910.1); Has 295 Blast hits to 295 proteins in 119 species: Archae - 0; Bacteria - 0; Metazoa - 163; Fungi - 74; Plants - 44; Viruses - 0; Other Eukaryotes - 14 (source: NCBI BLink).) — MNRGRRNLKQAASDQDFTLEECQSIAQVVSLRGSNQIEIMDAKGENSLALFPAKFRESMWIRRGSFVVIDHTGKEKAQESGSKVTSIVCKVLFFEQVRLLQKSPEWPEIFKDTRPIPAEKSSPIEQHEDDGEVDSSDDDDGMPPLQANTNRLRPFGVKCDAETDSGSDSDS; from the exons atgaacagaggaagaaggaatctGAAACAAGCGGCGTCGGACCAGGATTTCACGCTTGAGGAATGTCAGAGCATTGCCCAAGTCGTCTCTCTCAGAGGTTCCAATCAAATTGAG ATAATGGATGCAAAAGGAGAGAACTCATTAGCTTTGTTTCCAGCCAAGTTTCGTGAGAGCATGTGGATCAGACGAG GAAGCTTTGTAGTGATTGACCATACAGGAAAGGAAAAGGCTCAAGAGTCTGGTAGCAAAGTTACATCTATTGTATGTAAAGTTCTATTCTTTGAGCAAGTCCGTCTTCTTCAAAAGTCTCCGGAATG GCCAGAAATCTTCAAAGATACTAGACCGATTCCAGCTGAGAAAAGCTCACCCATTGAACAGCATGAAGATGACGGTGAAGTTGATtcgagtgatgatgatgatggtatgCCTCCATTGCAAGCAAACACAAACAGATTGAGACCGTTTGGGGTGAAGTGTGATGCAGAAACTGATTCAGGGTCAGATTCCGATTCATAG
- a CDS encoding Nucleic acid-binding, OB-fold-like protein (Nucleic acid-binding, OB-fold-like protein; FUNCTIONS IN: RNA binding, translation initiation factor activity; INVOLVED IN: translational initiation; LOCATED IN: cellular_component unknown; EXPRESSED IN: 11 plant structures; EXPRESSED DURING: 6 growth stages; CONTAINS InterPro DOMAIN/s: Nucleic acid-binding, OB-fold-like (InterPro:IPR016027), S1, IF1 type (InterPro:IPR006196), Translation initiation factor 1A (eIF-1A) (InterPro:IPR001253); Has 30201 Blast hits to 17322 proteins in 780 species: Archae - 12; Bacteria - 1396; Metazoa - 17338; Fungi - 3422; Plants - 5037; Viruses - 0; Other Eukaryotes - 2996 (source: NCBI BLink).), translating into MDAKGENSLALFPAKFRESMWIRRGSFVVIDHTGKEKAQESGSKVTSIVCKVLFFEQVRLLQKSPEWPEIFKDTRPIPAEKSSPIEQHEDDGEVDSSDDDDGMPPLQANTNRLRPFGVKCDAETDSGSDSDS; encoded by the exons ATGGATGCAAAAGGAGAGAACTCATTAGCTTTGTTTCCAGCCAAGTTTCGTGAGAGCATGTGGATCAGACGAG GAAGCTTTGTAGTGATTGACCATACAGGAAAGGAAAAGGCTCAAGAGTCTGGTAGCAAAGTTACATCTATTGTATGTAAAGTTCTATTCTTTGAGCAAGTCCGTCTTCTTCAAAAGTCTCCGGAATG GCCAGAAATCTTCAAAGATACTAGACCGATTCCAGCTGAGAAAAGCTCACCCATTGAACAGCATGAAGATGACGGTGAAGTTGATtcgagtgatgatgatgatggtatgCCTCCATTGCAAGCAAACACAAACAGATTGAGACCGTTTGGGGTGAAGTGTGATGCAGAAACTGATTCAGGGTCAGATTCCGATTCATAG
- the CXXS2 gene encoding C-terminal cysteine residue is changed to a serine 2, producing MGNHCTRIPCCKKVCSCICCCNRRNKTQARSQKGSYFIKGKVHPVSRMEKWEEKITEANSHGKILVVNFKASWCLPSKTILPIYQELASTYTSMIFVTIDVEELAEFSHEWNVDATPTVVFLKDGRQMDKLVGGDAAELQKKTAAAANLLLRQS from the exons ATGGGGAATCATTGTACAAGAATTCCTTGTTGTAAAAAG GTGTGTTCATGTATCTGCTGTTGCAACAGAAGGAACAAGACTCAAGCTAGGAGCCAGAAAGGGTCCTACTTTATAAAAGGGAAGGTCCATCCGGTAAGTAGAATGGAGAAGTGGGAGGAGAAGATCACAGAAGCTAATAGTCATGGCAAAATT CTTGTAGTGAATTTCAAGGCTTCGTGGTGTTTACCTAGTAAAACAATATTACCAATATACCAGGAGCTTGCATCCACATACACCTCAATGATATTTGTCACTATAGACGTCGAAGAGCTCGCT GAGTTTAGTCATGAATGGAACGTGGATGCAACTCCAACAGTAGTGTTCCTTAAAGATGGGAGGCAAATGGATAAACTTGTAGGTGGAGATGCTGCAGAGCTTCAGAAGAAAACTGCAGCAGCTGCAAATCTCCTTCTTAGACAATCTTAA
- a CDS encoding import inner membrane translocase subunit (unknown protein; BEST Arabidopsis thaliana protein match is: unknown protein (TAIR:AT3G56430.1); Has 43 Blast hits to 43 proteins in 15 species: Archae - 0; Bacteria - 0; Metazoa - 0; Fungi - 0; Plants - 41; Viruses - 0; Other Eukaryotes - 2 (source: NCBI BLink).), with product MVKPSDFKAIQGFIRLHYTRVNPVTIGRSNPSALSSPAIPSNGVSQLQPKFSFHSLSSKPTSKNVGLYQILSSPKLNPKLQQALGLPRVNVSFASAFRLVSTKSSGFRKVDGSFARKVVDKPVKAVSSTFARYREAIGLHIDAFWKKNSLVVFGAAGVFVCIFLWRIMFGIASTFVGLSEGMAKYGFLALSSAIVAFSGLYLRSRFTINPDKVYRMTMRKINTAAEILEVMGAPLSGSDLRAYVMSGGGITFKKFKPTIRSKRCFLLFPVQGSEQKGLVSVEVKKKKGQYDMKLLAVDIPMASGPDQRLFLIGDEEEYRIGGGLISVLRDPVVKAMAATKEFDNLDRIEEEEDAERELQEAERKHREEIEKLEKEGS from the exons ATGGTGAAACCATCGGATTTCAAAGCAATTCAAGGGTTTATTCGGCTGCATTACACTCGGGTCAACCCTGTCACAATTGGCCGATCAAACCCATCAGCTTTGTCTTCTCCAGCTATTCCCTCCAATGGTGTTTCTCAGCTTCAGCCTAAGTTTAGCTTCCACAGCTTATCCTCGAAACCCACTTCCAAAAACGTGGGATTATATCAGATTCTGTCGTCTCCTAAGCTCAATCCTAAGTTGCAGCAAGCTTTGGGTTTGCCTCGTGTGAATGTGAGTTTTGCATCGGCGTTTAGATTGGTATCCACTAAGAGCTCTGGATTTCGAAAGGTTGATGGGAGTTTTGCGAGAAAGGTTGTTGATAAGCCTGTCAAAGCTGTTAGTTCTACTTTTGCTAGATACCGTGAGGCTATAGGGTTGCACATTGATGCATTTTGGAAAAAGAATAGTCTTGTTGTGTTTGGAGCTGCAGGtgtttttgtatgtattttcCTTTGGCGGATTATGTTTGGAATTGCTAGTACGTTTGTTGGCCTCTCAGAGGGCATGGCCAAGTATGGGTTTCTTGCACTCTCCTCAGCCATTGTAGCATTTTCT GGATTATACCTCCGCTCAAGGTTTACAATTAATCCGGATAAAGTTTATAGAATGACCATGAGGAAGATCAACACGGCAGCTGAAATTCTAGAAGTTATGGGTGCTCCTCTGTCAGGATCAGATTTACGAGCGTATGTGATGTCAGGTGGTGGCATAACATTTAAGAAATTCAAGCCAACAATTAGGAGCAAGCGCTGCTTTCTTCTATTCCCCGTTCAGGGTTCTGAGCAAAAGGGCCTTGTTAGCGTTGaagttaagaagaagaaaggccAG TATGACATGAAGCTTTTGGCGGTAGATATTCCAATGGCATCTGGTCCCGACCAACGGTTATTTCTGATTggcgatgaagaagagtacAGAATTGGTGGTGGTTTAATCTCTGTGTTAAGAGACCCTGTTGTGAAAGCAATGGCAGCAACTAAGGAGTTCGATAATCTTGATAGAatcgaagaggaagaagacgctGAAAGAGAACTTCAAGAAGCTGAAAGAAAGCATCGTGAAGAGATCGAGAAACTCGAGAAGGAGGGCTCATAA
- a CDS encoding import inner membrane translocase subunit: MVKPSDFKAIQGFIRLHYTRVNPVTIGRSNPSALSSPAIPSNGVSQLQPKFSFHSLSSKPTSKNVGLYQILSSPKLNPKLQQALGLPRVNVSFASAFRLVSTKSSGFRKVDGSFARKVVDKPVKAVSSTFARYREAIGLHIDAFWKKNSLVVFGAAGVFVCIFLWRIMFGIASTFVGLSEGMAKYGFLALSSAIVAFSGLYLRSRFTINPDKVYRMTMRKINTAAEILEVMGAPLSGSDLRAYVMSGGGITFKKFKPTIRSKRCFLLFPVQGSEQKGLVSVEVKKKKGQVSLSQLLSSSFTQLSSVLFML; encoded by the exons ATGGTGAAACCATCGGATTTCAAAGCAATTCAAGGGTTTATTCGGCTGCATTACACTCGGGTCAACCCTGTCACAATTGGCCGATCAAACCCATCAGCTTTGTCTTCTCCAGCTATTCCCTCCAATGGTGTTTCTCAGCTTCAGCCTAAGTTTAGCTTCCACAGCTTATCCTCGAAACCCACTTCCAAAAACGTGGGATTATATCAGATTCTGTCGTCTCCTAAGCTCAATCCTAAGTTGCAGCAAGCTTTGGGTTTGCCTCGTGTGAATGTGAGTTTTGCATCGGCGTTTAGATTGGTATCCACTAAGAGCTCTGGATTTCGAAAGGTTGATGGGAGTTTTGCGAGAAAGGTTGTTGATAAGCCTGTCAAAGCTGTTAGTTCTACTTTTGCTAGATACCGTGAGGCTATAGGGTTGCACATTGATGCATTTTGGAAAAAGAATAGTCTTGTTGTGTTTGGAGCTGCAGGtgtttttgtatgtattttcCTTTGGCGGATTATGTTTGGAATTGCTAGTACGTTTGTTGGCCTCTCAGAGGGCATGGCCAAGTATGGGTTTCTTGCACTCTCCTCAGCCATTGTAGCATTTTCT GGATTATACCTCCGCTCAAGGTTTACAATTAATCCGGATAAAGTTTATAGAATGACCATGAGGAAGATCAACACGGCAGCTGAAATTCTAGAAGTTATGGGTGCTCCTCTGTCAGGATCAGATTTACGAGCGTATGTGATGTCAGGTGGTGGCATAACATTTAAGAAATTCAAGCCAACAATTAGGAGCAAGCGCTGCTTTCTTCTATTCCCCGTTCAGGGTTCTGAGCAAAAGGGCCTTGTTAGCGTTGaagttaagaagaagaaaggccAGGTTTCACTTTCTCAACTCCTCAGTTCCTCGTTTACTCAACTTTCTTCTGTCTTGTTCATGTTGTAA
- the ATG18C gene encoding autophagy-like protein, which produces MSSTVSNPQGILQPGSFLLPESESMKKEEAELVSVCWNQDSSCFAAGTSHGFRIYNCEPFKETFRRELKDGGFKIVEMLFRSNILALVGGGPNSHTKGTLIRIFNTMDGTRLQEVRRGVDRADIYSIALSPNVQWLAVSSDKGTVHIFSLRVRVVGEDSYSTENGALLTQQNYSNSLQGLVSPTIGTNPGSSLSFMRGVLPKYFSSEWSYAQFHVSEVTQFFAAFGSNNTVAIIGMDGSFYRCSFDPVNGGEMGQLEYIHFMKMDNRP; this is translated from the exons atgagTTCAACTGTTTCAAATCCCCAAGGAATCCTGCAACCAGGCTCATTTCTGCTTCCAGAATCAGAATCTATGAAAAAAGAGGAAGCAGAGTTAGTTTCTGTGTGTTGGAATCAGGATTCAAGTTGTTTTGCAGCTGGAACGAGTCATGGTTTTCGTATATATAACTGTGAACCTTTCAAAGAAACTTTCAGGCGTGAGCTAAAGGACGGTGGTTTTAAAATCGTAGAGATGCTTTTCCGTAGCAATATACTGGCACTTGTTGGTGGTGGACCTAACTCTCA TACAAAGGGAACTCTGATTAGAATCTTCAACACAATGGATGGAACTCGTTTGCAAGAG GTACGAAGAGGAGTCGACAGAGCAGATATATATAGCATTGCACTTTCACCAAATGTGCAGTGGCTGGCGGTATCAAGTGACAAGGGGACTGTTCACATTTTCTCTCTTAGAGTTAGGGTTGTTGGGGAGGATTCTTATTCCACTGAAAATGGAGCTCTGTTGACACAACAAAATTATTCTAATTCTCTGCAAGGCCTTGTTTCTCCAACCATTGGTACCAATCCCGGTTCGTCATTGTCGTTTATGAGAG GTGTTCTACCAAAGTATTTCAGCTCGGAATGGTCATATGCACAGTTTCATGTATCAGAAGTCACACAATTCTTCGCAGCATTTGGCAGTAACAACACGGTTGCTATTATCGGCATGGATGGAAG TTTCTACCGATGCAGCTTTGATCCCGTGAACGGAGGAGAGATGGGGCAACTGGAATATATCCACTTTATGAAGATGGACAACCGCCCGTGA
- the ATG18C gene encoding autophagy-like protein (homolog of yeast autophagy 18C (ATG18C); CONTAINS InterPro DOMAIN/s: WD40 repeat-like-containing domain (InterPro:IPR011046), WD40 repeat (InterPro:IPR001680), WD40/YVTN repeat-like-containing domain (InterPro:IPR015943), WD40 repeat, subgroup (InterPro:IPR019781); BEST Arabidopsis thaliana protein match is: homolog of yeast autophagy 18 (ATG18) D (TAIR:AT3G56440.1); Has 35333 Blast hits to 34131 proteins in 2444 species: Archae - 798; Bacteria - 22429; Metazoa - 974; Fungi - 991; Plants - 531; Viruses - 0; Other Eukaryotes - 9610 (source: NCBI BLink).): protein MSSTVSNPQGILQPGSFLLPESESMKKEEAELVSVCWNQDSSCFAAGTSHGFRIYNCEPFKETFRRELKDGGFKIVEMLFRSNILALVGGGPNSQYPSSKVLIWDDHQSRCISEFAFRSEIRAVKLRRDRIVVVLEHKIYVYNFMDLRLLHQIETQANPRGLCCLSHHSNTSVLACPGLNRGEIRVEHFGLNMVQIINAHDSSIACMTLTLDGLLLATASTKGTLIRIFNTMDGTRLQEVRRGVDRADIYSIALSPNVQWLAVSSDKGTVHIFSLRVRVVGEDSYSTENGALLTQQNYSNSLQGLVSPTIGTNPGSSLSFMRGVLPKYFSSEWSYAQFHVSEVTQFFAAFGSNNTVAIIGMDGSFYRCSFDPVNGGEMGQLEYIHFMKMDNRP from the exons atgagTTCAACTGTTTCAAATCCCCAAGGAATCCTGCAACCAGGCTCATTTCTGCTTCCAGAATCAGAATCTATGAAAAAAGAGGAAGCAGAGTTAGTTTCTGTGTGTTGGAATCAGGATTCAAGTTGTTTTGCAGCTGGAACGAGTCATGGTTTTCGTATATATAACTGTGAACCTTTCAAAGAAACTTTCAGGCGTGAGCTAAAGGACGGTGGTTTTAAAATCGTAGAGATGCTTTTCCGTAGCAATATACTGGCACTTGTTGGTGGTGGACCTAACTCTCAGTATCCTTCAAGCAAAGTACTAATTTGGGATGATCATCAGAGCCGTTGCATTAGTGAATTTGCATTTAGGTCTGAGATTCGTGCAGTGAAATTAAGAAGGGATCggattgttgttgttcttgaacataagatttatgtttataacTTTATGGATCTTAGACTTCTTCATCAGATTGAAACTCAAGCTAATCCTAGAGGATTGTGTTGCCTTTCTCATCATTCTAATACGTCTGTGTTGGCTTGCCCTGGTCTCAATCGAGGAGAGATTCGTGTTGAACATTTCGGGCTTAACATGGTACAAATCATAAATGCTCATGATTCAAGTATTGCGTGTATGACCTTGACATTGGATGGTTTGTTGCTTGCAACTGCTAGTACAAAGGGAACTCTGATTAGAATCTTCAACACAATGGATGGAACTCGTTTGCAAGAG GTACGAAGAGGAGTCGACAGAGCAGATATATATAGCATTGCACTTTCACCAAATGTGCAGTGGCTGGCGGTATCAAGTGACAAGGGGACTGTTCACATTTTCTCTCTTAGAGTTAGGGTTGTTGGGGAGGATTCTTATTCCACTGAAAATGGAGCTCTGTTGACACAACAAAATTATTCTAATTCTCTGCAAGGCCTTGTTTCTCCAACCATTGGTACCAATCCCGGTTCGTCATTGTCGTTTATGAGAG GTGTTCTACCAAAGTATTTCAGCTCGGAATGGTCATATGCACAGTTTCATGTATCAGAAGTCACACAATTCTTCGCAGCATTTGGCAGTAACAACACGGTTGCTATTATCGGCATGGATGGAAG TTTCTACCGATGCAGCTTTGATCCCGTGAACGGAGGAGAGATGGGGCAACTGGAATATATCCACTTTATGAAGATGGACAACCGCCCGTGA
- a CDS encoding Calcium-dependent lipid-binding (CaLB domain) family protein (Calcium-dependent lipid-binding (CaLB domain) family protein; FUNCTIONS IN: molecular_function unknown; INVOLVED IN: biological_process unknown; LOCATED IN: cellular_component unknown; CONTAINS InterPro DOMAIN/s: C2 calcium-dependent membrane targeting (InterPro:IPR000008); Has 2829 Blast hits to 2399 proteins in 295 species: Archae - 0; Bacteria - 112; Metazoa - 998; Fungi - 464; Plants - 875; Viruses - 39; Other Eukaryotes - 341 (source: NCBI BLink).) has protein sequence MGKILVEICMISARGLRVGIGIGSSLLKHQWYAVGWLDPEDKYCTTIDASRADNPVWRTKFATLLDDSTIQDSKLALQVEVYSREPLFLRKRLHGSATVSLKEFLTKYKQQQSSSKAVIEETGSYQLRKTNSSKPQGFVDVSIRISAEREDFGGFTGDFGGVMLSNNSDYNTSGQDYMAGSSQYPFAPMDQSNPFSVPPSYNHHSSMPNPPMTNTNPQMQQPYYPPPMQPPPPPMNSGYMPTYIPKSVNDSSMPNPPMNNTNPQMQQPYYPPPMQPAPPPMNSGYMPTYIPNSENVTNIPSSSSSGGVPGGAGRGYARTGPGFAVGVGAGAVVGAGAALYGSEFMSGIDLPSSLPHPSVPISIDPPF, from the exons atGGGGAAGATCCTTGTGGAAATCTGTATGATATCAGCTCGAGGGCTCCGTGTGGGAATTGGAATCGGATCCTCTCTACTGAAACACCAATGGTACGCCGTTGGTTGGCTTGATCCAGAAGACAAATACTGCACCACAATCGATGCTTCAAGAGCAGACAATCCTGTCTGGAGAACAAAGTTTGCTACTTTGCTCGATGATTCCACGATTCAGGATTCGAAGTTGGCTTTGCAAGTCGAGGTTTATAGCAGAGAACCCTTGTTCTTAAGGAAGAGGCTTCATGGCTCTGCTACTGTTTCTTTGAAGGAGTTTCTGACTAAGTATAAGCAACAACAGAGTTCTTCGAAAGCTGTAATTGAAGAAACTGGAAGCTATCAGCTTAGGAAGACGAACTCGAGCAAGCCTCAGGGTTTTGTCGATGTGTCGATACGTATATCTGCAGAGCGAGAGGATTTTGGGGGTTTTACTG GAGATTTTGGAGGAGTCATGCTCTCGAACAACTCAGATTACAACACTTCAGGACAGGATTACATGGCTGGTTCATCGCAGTATCCATTTGCTCCAATGGACCAGTCAAACCCATTCTCAGTTCCCCCATCATATAACCACCACTCATCAATGCCTAACCCTCCAATGACCAACACCAACCCACAAATGCAACAACCTTACTATCCTCCACCGATgcagccaccaccaccacctatGAACTCAGGGTACATGCCTACATACATCCCCAAATCTGTGAATGACTCATCAATGCCTAACCCTCCAATGAACAACACCAACCCACAAATGCAACAACCTTACTATCCTCCACCAATGCAGCCAGCACCACCACCTATGAACTCAGGGTACATGCCTACATACATCCCTAATTCAGAGAATGTTACGAACATtccatcgtcatcatcatctggaGGAGTACCAGGAGGGGCGGGAAGAGGATATGCTAGGACTGGCCCAGGGTTTGCTGTAGGAGTGGGAGCTGGTGCAGTAGTTGGAGCTGGTGCAGCTTTATATGGAAGCGAGTTTATGTCAGGAATCGACTTACCTTCAAGCTTACCTCACCCAAGTGTCCCCATTTCCATTGATCCTCCATTTTGA
- a CDS encoding Calcium-dependent lipid-binding (CaLB domain) family protein codes for MGKILVEICMISARGLRVGIGIGSSLLKHQWYAVGWLDPEDKYCTTIDASRADNPVWRTKFATLLDDSTIQDSKLALQVEVYSREPLFLRKRLHGSATVSLKEFLTKYKQQQSSSKAVIEETGSYQLRKTNSSKPQGFVDVSIRISAEREDFGGFTGDFGGVMLSNNSDYNTSGQDYMAGSSQYPFAPMDQSNPFSVPPSYNHHSSMPNPPMTNTNPQMQQPYYPPPMQPPPPPMNSGYMPTYIPNSENVTNIPSSSSSGGVPGGAGRGYARTGPGFAVGVGAGAVVGAGAALYGSEFMSGIDLPSSLPHPSVPISIDPPF; via the exons atGGGGAAGATCCTTGTGGAAATCTGTATGATATCAGCTCGAGGGCTCCGTGTGGGAATTGGAATCGGATCCTCTCTACTGAAACACCAATGGTACGCCGTTGGTTGGCTTGATCCAGAAGACAAATACTGCACCACAATCGATGCTTCAAGAGCAGACAATCCTGTCTGGAGAACAAAGTTTGCTACTTTGCTCGATGATTCCACGATTCAGGATTCGAAGTTGGCTTTGCAAGTCGAGGTTTATAGCAGAGAACCCTTGTTCTTAAGGAAGAGGCTTCATGGCTCTGCTACTGTTTCTTTGAAGGAGTTTCTGACTAAGTATAAGCAACAACAGAGTTCTTCGAAAGCTGTAATTGAAGAAACTGGAAGCTATCAGCTTAGGAAGACGAACTCGAGCAAGCCTCAGGGTTTTGTCGATGTGTCGATACGTATATCTGCAGAGCGAGAGGATTTTGGGGGTTTTACTG GAGATTTTGGAGGAGTCATGCTCTCGAACAACTCAGATTACAACACTTCAGGACAGGATTACATGGCTGGTTCATCGCAGTATCCATTTGCTCCAATGGACCAGTCAAACCCATTCTCAGTTCCCCCATCATATAACCACCACTCATCAATGCCTAACCCTCCAATGACCAACACCAACCCACAAATGCAACAACCTTACTATCCTCCACCGATgcagccaccaccaccacctatGAACTCAGGGTACATGCCTACATAC ATCCCTAATTCAGAGAATGTTACGAACATtccatcgtcatcatcatctggaGGAGTACCAGGAGGGGCGGGAAGAGGATATGCTAGGACTGGCCCAGGGTTTGCTGTAGGAGTGGGAGCTGGTGCAGTAGTTGGAGCTGGTGCAGCTTTATATGGAAGCGAGTTTATGTCAGGAATCGACTTACCTTCAAGCTTACCTCACCCAAGTGTCCCCATTTCCATTGATCCTCCATTTTGA